In gamma proteobacterium HIMB55, the genomic stretch TGGTCCATCGTCTGGAGATGTTCTTTCCACAGACTGTCGAGCACCTGCAACATGACCTGCTTCTCGATCTGTCGCATCGCGTCACCAACCATGGCGCCTTTTTCATCGTACGCACTTTGAACTGCTTCGATAATGCGCTCGCGTAACGTTTCCTCGTGAAGATTGTTGTCCTCTGACAACCACGTCGACACGGGCAACTCGATCGCAAAATCAGCCTTCAAGTGGCGCTCGAGGCCTTCGACATCCCACTGCTCCTCCACGCTCATTGGAGGAATGAAACGGTCTATCCCCTCATGAACCACGTCGGCGCGAATATGCGTAATCATCTCTGCGACGTCTTCACCATCCAACAGCTGGTCGCGCTGCTTGTAGATGATTTGCCGCTGGTCGTTAGCAACATCGTCGTACTCAAGGAGCTGCTTACGAATATCGAAGTTACGACCTTCCACCTTACGCTGAGCACGCTCAATCGATTTAGTGACCATACCGCTCTCGATCGCCTCACCGCGCTCCATGCCGACCTTCTGCATGATGCCGGCCATGTTGCCCATGAAGATGCGCATCAGGTTGTCTTCGAGCGAAATGTAGAAACGAGACGCCCCTGGGTCACCCTGACGTCCCGCACGACCGCGGAGCTGGTTATCAATACGGCGAGACTCGTGACGTTCGGTACCCAAAATGTGAAGACCACCCGCATCAAGAACAGCTTGATGTCTTTCTTCCCACGCGGTGCGCGCTGCATCCCGCTCAACTTCGTTATCGAGGGCCGCGATCTCAGCTTCCAGGTTACCGCCAAGTACAATATCGGTTCCTCGACCCGCCATGTTGGTCGCAATGGTAACCACACCGGGACGACCCGCTTGCGCGATAATCTCGGCTTCCTGCTCGTGGTATTTCGCATTTAGTACTTTGTGATCAATACCCGCCTTCTTGAAGTAAGCCGAGAGCTCTTCAGAGGTTTCGACTGAAGCAGTACCGACAAGAACTGGTGCCTTCTTCTCGATGATGCGTTTGGTCTCATCGACGATGGCCTCCAATTTCTCCTCCTGAGACATGAAAACGAGATCGTTCATATCGAGGCGCTTCATCGGAATATTGGTGGGGATAACCACACACTCGAGGCCATAAATCTGGCGGAACTCGAAGGCTTCGGTATCGGCCGTACCGGTCATACCACTCAGCTTGTCGTAGAGACGGAAATAATTCTGGAAGGTGGTCGAGGCCATGGTCTGGCTTTCGGCCTGAATATTGACGTTTTCTTTAGCTTCTATCGCCTGATGGAGACCTTCTGACAAACGTCGACCCGGCATGGTTCGGCCTGTGTGCTCGTCAATCAGAACGACCTGACCGTCCTGCACAATGTATTCAACGTTACGCTGAAACAGATTGTGTGCACGGAGCGCTGAGTTCACGTGGTGCAGCAAGTTCAGGTTGCTCGATGCGTACAAAGAGTCGTCGGCCTGCAGCAGGTTCTCGTCGATCAGCATCGACTCAATAAGTTCGTGACCGTCCTCGGTGAGCTCGACAGTGCGCTGCTTCTCGTCAATGACAAAGTGCCCGTCTTCTGCTTCTTCATCGGTGCGAACAGACAGCTTTGGAATCAACTTGTTGATCCGACGGTAAAGCTCAGAACTATCCTCGGCTGCGCCGGAGATAATGAGTGGCGTTCGCGCTTCGTCGATCAGAATCGAGTCAACCTCATCAACAATGGCGAAGGCCAGCGAGCCCTGCATCTTGTCGTTCATGCTGAACGCCATATTGTCGCGCAAGTAGTCAAAGCCGAATTCGTTGTTGGTGCCGTAAACGATGTCTGCCGAGTAAGCCACACGCTTTTCTTCCTGGGTTTGACCAGCGCGAATCACACCGACTTCAAGCCCCAGAAAGTTGTAGAGCTTGCCCATCCAGGCCGCGTCTCGAGACGCGAGATAGTCGTTCACGGTGATCAAGTGAACGCTATTGCCAGAGAGTGCATTGAGGTAAGCGGGCAATGTAGCCACCAAAGTCTTACCTTCACCCGTCCGCATCTCAGCGACATTGCCCTCGTGAAGTACCACACCGCCAATCAACTGAACGTCGAAGTGGCGCATTCCCATTGCGCGAACACCGCCCTCTCGGACAACCGCAAAGGCCTCAGGTAGCAATGCATCGAGGGACTCGCCTTGTTGGAAGCGCTCTTTGAACTCTTGCGTCTTCCCGCGCAAACCCTCGTCATCGAGCGCCTGCATGCTCTCTTCGAGCGCATTAATCTTTTTTACAGTCTTCTTGATTCGGCGCAGCACTCTGTCGTTGCGCGAGCCGAATATTATCTTCAGCGGATTAGCCATGGTGTTTCCAAGTAAATTCTTAAGGTCAGTAGTGTGAACTGCGAGAGTTGCCAGTGAACATCACCAGCGTGCAGAAGAGACCTTAGTTAGGCGTTCGGCGGAGGTAGCTTGCGGGATCGACGGGGCGACCGTTTTTGTGGACCTCGAAGTGGACGTGCGGACCGGTAGATCGGCCACTATTACCCATCAAGGCAACGACGTCGCCTCTGCGAACCATATCGCCGACTTTGACAAGGTTTTCCTGATTGTGCGCATAGCGGGTAATGACGCCGTCGCCGTGCGCAACTTCGACCATTTTTCCATAGCCGTATCGCTCGCCACTCCAGCTAACAACACCGCTCGCTACAGCGATGATGTCGGAGCCTTCGCGACCTGCAAAATCG encodes the following:
- a CDS encoding protein translocase subunit secA (PFAM: SecA DEAD-like domain; SecA preprotein cross-linking domain; SEC-C motif; SecA Wing and Scaffold domain~TIGRFAM: preprotein translocase, SecA subunit) — its product is MANPLKIIFGSRNDRVLRRIKKTVKKINALEESMQALDDEGLRGKTQEFKERFQQGESLDALLPEAFAVVREGGVRAMGMRHFDVQLIGGVVLHEGNVAEMRTGEGKTLVATLPAYLNALSGNSVHLITVNDYLASRDAAWMGKLYNFLGLEVGVIRAGQTQEEKRVAYSADIVYGTNNEFGFDYLRDNMAFSMNDKMQGSLAFAIVDEVDSILIDEARTPLIISGAAEDSSELYRRINKLIPKLSVRTDEEAEDGHFVIDEKQRTVELTEDGHELIESMLIDENLLQADDSLYASSNLNLLHHVNSALRAHNLFQRNVEYIVQDGQVVLIDEHTGRTMPGRRLSEGLHQAIEAKENVNIQAESQTMASTTFQNYFRLYDKLSGMTGTADTEAFEFRQIYGLECVVIPTNIPMKRLDMNDLVFMSQEEKLEAIVDETKRIIEKKAPVLVGTASVETSEELSAYFKKAGIDHKVLNAKYHEQEAEIIAQAGRPGVVTIATNMAGRGTDIVLGGNLEAEIAALDNEVERDAARTAWEERHQAVLDAGGLHILGTERHESRRIDNQLRGRAGRQGDPGASRFYISLEDNLMRIFMGNMAGIMQKVGMERGEAIESGMVTKSIERAQRKVEGRNFDIRKQLLEYDDVANDQRQIIYKQRDQLLDGEDVAEMITHIRADVVHEGIDRFIPPMSVEEQWDVEGLERHLKADFAIELPVSTWLSEDNNLHEETLRERIIEAVQSAYDEKGAMVGDAMRQIEKQVMLQVLDSLWKEHLQTMDQLRQGIHLRAYANKNPKQEYKREAFELFQSLLERLKGDVIRILSHLQIQRKDEAEEIERRRREEAARQQLAFQHAQASALPDGDVQGEAGAAEGQPPLPRAPQAPVAQVVRDEPKVGRNDPCPCDSGKKYKQCCGALS